A region of Clostridium acetobutylicum ATCC 824 DNA encodes the following proteins:
- a CDS encoding bifunctional 4-hydroxy-2-oxoglutarate aldolase/2-dehydro-3-deoxy-phosphogluconate aldolase: protein MKRLETIRKMSEYGLVAVIRAESKEQGARVIDAVIKGGIKAIEITMTVPGALDIIKELSEVYKDQDVIIGAGTVLDPETARACILAGAKFIVSPNLNRETVILCNRYRIPTMPGIMTVKEAIEALELGVEIIKVFPGNVSGPSIISSFKGPLPQANFMPSGGVSLSNVKDWIKAGAVAVSTGGELTKGAKTGDYDAVTETAAKFVEELNKARA from the coding sequence ATGAAAAGACTAGAAACTATAAGAAAAATGTCAGAGTACGGATTGGTTGCAGTAATTAGAGCGGAATCTAAAGAGCAGGGAGCTAGGGTTATTGATGCTGTTATAAAAGGCGGTATTAAGGCTATTGAGATTACAATGACAGTTCCAGGTGCTCTTGATATTATTAAAGAGTTATCTGAGGTTTATAAGGATCAGGATGTAATAATAGGAGCGGGTACTGTACTTGATCCAGAGACAGCTAGAGCTTGTATACTTGCAGGAGCAAAATTTATCGTAAGTCCAAACTTAAATAGAGAAACAGTTATACTTTGTAACAGATACAGAATACCTACTATGCCGGGAATTATGACCGTTAAAGAAGCTATTGAAGCTTTAGAATTAGGAGTGGAAATAATTAAAGTGTTCCCAGGGAATGTATCCGGACCATCTATAATAAGTTCATTTAAAGGACCTCTTCCACAAGCTAACTTCATGCCAAGTGGCGGAGTAAGTTTAAGCAATGTTAAAGATTGGATTAAGGCTGGTGCAGTAGCAGTAAGTACTGGAGGAGAACTAACAAAGGGAGCTAAAACTGGTGACTACGATGCAGTAACAGAGACAGCTGCTAAATTTGTTGAAGAGCTTAATAAAGCTAGAGCATAG
- the gatB gene encoding Asp-tRNA(Asn)/Glu-tRNA(Gln) amidotransferase subunit GatB — protein MSYETVIGLEVHAELSTKTKIFCNCSTKFGAKPNENTCPICMGLPGTLPVLNEEVVHLAVKAGEALHCKINKLNKMDRKNYFYPDLPKAYQISQFDIPICSGGYVEIPTKDGVKKVRLNRIHIEEDAGKLVHLEYEPHSLIDYNRVGVPLVEIVSEPDMRSPEEAVEFMKTLRAMLQYANISDCRMDQGSMRCDANISLREVGSTEYNTKVEIKNINSFRELQKALEKEEKRQKELYDFNEGFRIKQETRRWDSGKGKTVTMRTKEDANDYRYFPEPDIIPIVVKDELLEKVKEEMPELPVERKARFEDQYKLGSKEIEILIEDKALADYFEKLVEAGCESKTASNWILGDMLRLMRETETDSKAIPVPVEHMNQLIEMIKTKEISNTAAKEVFEEMFKTSKEPKVVVKEKGLSQISDESALQKMVEDVINNNEKSVLDYKAGKKQAIGYLVGQVMKQSKGKANPPMVKELLEKVLSE, from the coding sequence ATGAGTTATGAAACCGTAATTGGTCTTGAAGTACATGCTGAGTTAAGCACAAAAACTAAAATATTTTGTAACTGTTCAACTAAATTCGGTGCTAAACCAAATGAAAACACATGTCCAATATGTATGGGACTTCCAGGAACTCTTCCTGTTTTAAATGAAGAAGTTGTTCACCTTGCAGTAAAGGCTGGAGAGGCACTTCATTGCAAAATAAATAAGTTAAATAAAATGGATAGAAAAAACTATTTTTATCCTGATCTTCCTAAAGCTTATCAGATATCTCAGTTTGATATTCCAATCTGCAGCGGCGGATATGTTGAAATACCAACTAAAGATGGAGTTAAAAAAGTTAGGCTTAATAGAATTCATATAGAAGAAGATGCTGGTAAGCTTGTTCATTTGGAATATGAGCCTCATTCTCTTATAGATTATAACCGTGTTGGAGTGCCACTTGTAGAGATAGTTTCAGAACCTGATATGCGTTCTCCAGAGGAAGCGGTTGAGTTTATGAAAACTTTAAGAGCTATGCTTCAATATGCAAATATATCGGACTGCCGCATGGATCAAGGTTCTATGAGATGTGATGCTAATATATCTTTAAGAGAAGTTGGAAGTACAGAGTACAATACAAAGGTTGAAATAAAAAATATAAACTCTTTTAGAGAGCTTCAAAAAGCGCTTGAAAAAGAAGAAAAACGTCAAAAGGAGCTTTATGACTTTAATGAAGGTTTTAGAATAAAGCAGGAAACTAGAAGATGGGATTCAGGTAAGGGTAAAACTGTTACTATGAGAACAAAGGAAGATGCTAATGACTACAGATATTTTCCTGAACCAGATATAATTCCGATAGTAGTAAAGGATGAGCTTTTAGAAAAGGTAAAGGAAGAAATGCCGGAGCTTCCTGTAGAGAGAAAGGCTAGATTTGAAGATCAGTATAAGCTTGGAAGTAAGGAAATAGAAATACTTATTGAAGATAAAGCATTAGCAGATTACTTTGAAAAGCTAGTAGAGGCAGGTTGTGAAAGTAAAACGGCTTCAAATTGGATACTTGGAGATATGCTTAGACTTATGAGAGAAACGGAAACAGACTCAAAGGCAATACCTGTACCAGTTGAGCATATGAATCAGCTTATAGAAATGATAAAAACAAAAGAAATAAGTAATACTGCTGCGAAAGAAGTCTTTGAAGAGATGTTTAAAACTTCAAAGGAGCCTAAAGTTGTAGTTAAAGAAAAAGGACTTTCCCAAATTAGTGATGAGAGTGCTCTTCAAAAGATGGTTGAAGATGTTATAAATAACAATGAAAAGTCAGTTTTAGATTACAAGGCAGGTAAAAAACAGGCTATTGGATATCTAGTAGGTCAAGTAATGAAACAAAGCAAAGGAAAAGCAAATCCACCTATGGTAAAGGAACTTCTTGAAAAAGTATTAAGTGAATAA
- the aspS gene encoding aspartate--tRNA(Asn) ligase, translating to MKKNYVKDVFHMSEGEEITLQGWIHKIYDLGHVNFVRLRDKTGIVQLVAQKEQLAGLRNETCIKVKGVLSKNDKAIDGMEVQVKEIEVLGKVYYDKLPFDINGKKINAALETQLDHRNVSLKKPSVMAVFKIQEEIGECFRKFLKLNNFTEVHTPKILASGTEGGSELFTVNYFDHRAFLAQSPQFYKQMMVGVGFEKVFEVGHAYRAELHNTYRHLNEYVSLDAEMGFIEDENEIMDLEEGFINYLFENLRETCARELKMYNITLPEKVSIPRIPLSEAQQIVFDKYGKRSPKGDLNAEGERLFSKYVKEKYDSDFVYLTKYPLSKRPMYTMPDDEIEGASKSFDLIYKGLEITTGGQRIHDHDMLVEAIKNKGFKAEEFEFYTENFRYGMPPHGGFAIGLERLTMQILGLENIREASLLPRDMKRITP from the coding sequence ATGAAAAAAAATTATGTTAAAGATGTGTTTCATATGAGTGAAGGGGAAGAAATAACGCTTCAGGGATGGATTCATAAAATTTATGATTTAGGTCATGTGAATTTTGTGAGATTAAGAGACAAAACAGGGATTGTTCAACTTGTAGCACAGAAGGAACAATTAGCTGGACTTAGAAATGAAACTTGCATAAAAGTAAAGGGTGTTTTAAGTAAAAATGATAAAGCAATTGATGGAATGGAAGTTCAAGTTAAAGAAATAGAAGTTCTAGGAAAGGTTTATTATGATAAGTTACCATTTGATATCAATGGAAAGAAGATAAATGCTGCACTAGAAACACAGCTTGATCATAGAAATGTAAGTCTTAAAAAGCCAAGTGTTATGGCGGTATTTAAAATTCAGGAAGAAATAGGCGAATGTTTTAGAAAATTTTTAAAATTGAATAATTTCACTGAAGTGCATACTCCTAAAATATTAGCTTCAGGAACAGAAGGAGGAAGCGAGTTATTTACAGTAAATTATTTTGATCACAGAGCATTTTTAGCTCAAAGTCCACAATTCTATAAACAAATGATGGTCGGTGTAGGTTTTGAAAAAGTTTTTGAAGTTGGTCACGCTTATAGAGCAGAGCTCCACAATACCTACAGACATTTAAATGAGTATGTGAGTCTTGATGCTGAAATGGGCTTTATAGAAGATGAAAATGAAATAATGGATCTTGAGGAGGGTTTCATAAATTATTTATTTGAAAATTTACGAGAAACTTGTGCACGAGAGCTAAAAATGTATAATATAACATTACCAGAAAAGGTTAGCATACCTAGAATTCCTCTCTCAGAAGCTCAGCAAATAGTTTTTGACAAGTATGGTAAAAGGTCACCTAAGGGAGATCTAAACGCTGAAGGAGAAAGATTGTTTTCCAAGTATGTAAAGGAGAAGTATGATAGTGATTTTGTATATCTTACTAAATATCCACTATCCAAGAGACCTATGTATACAATGCCAGATGACGAAATTGAAGGAGCTTCAAAGAGTTTTGACTTAATATACAAGGGACTTGAAATAACAACTGGAGGACAGAGAATTCATGACCACGATATGCTGGTAGAAGCTATAAAAAATAAAGGGTTTAAGGCTGAAGAGTTTGAGTTTTATACAGAAAACTTTAGATATGGAATGCCACCTCATGGAGGTTTTGCTATAGGACTTGAAAGATTAACAATGCAGATTTTAGGTTTGGAAAACATAAGAGAGGCATCTCTTCTACCAAGAGATATGAAGAGAATTACACCTTAA
- the gatA gene encoding Asp-tRNA(Asn)/Glu-tRNA(Gln) amidotransferase subunit GatA: MEILDMTVEQLRNAILDKHLKSEDIVKAYFDNIKRNEPEINAYITLCEDYALKEAKDVDKKIANGDKVGRLAGIPIAIKDNICTDGIKTTCASKMLYDFVPPYDATVIKKLKAEDAIIIGKVNMDEFAMGSSTENSAFKITKNPRDITRVPGGSSGGSAAVVAAKMAPISLGSDTGGSIRQPAAFCGVVGLKPTYGLVSRFGLIAFASSLDQIGPLGKTVKDCAELLEVISGEDELDNTSSKKHEKEDYLEGIDDGIKGMKIGMPKEFLNDGLDPEIRKCIDDTIEKLKSLGAEVCEMSLPITEEGLSAYYIISSAEASSNLARFDGIRYGYRPDDFEDVYDLMETSRSEAFGDEVKRRIMLGTYALSSGYYDAYYKRALKLKKKIKNEFKEAFENYDLILSPVSPVLPFKIGEKKADPLQMYLADIYTVNINLAGIPAISLPCSVSKEGLPIGLQLLGPHFGEKKIFRAARALEKER; the protein is encoded by the coding sequence ATGGAAATACTTGATATGACAGTAGAACAGCTTAGAAATGCAATTTTAGATAAACATTTAAAATCAGAAGATATAGTAAAGGCTTATTTTGATAATATAAAAAGAAATGAACCAGAAATAAATGCATACATAACACTATGTGAGGATTATGCACTTAAAGAAGCTAAAGATGTGGATAAAAAGATTGCAAATGGGGATAAGGTTGGAAGACTTGCAGGAATACCTATTGCAATAAAGGATAATATATGCACAGATGGGATAAAAACTACATGTGCATCAAAGATGCTATATGATTTTGTTCCTCCATATGATGCTACGGTAATAAAAAAATTAAAAGCTGAGGACGCAATAATAATAGGAAAAGTAAATATGGATGAGTTCGCCATGGGATCTTCAACTGAAAACTCAGCTTTTAAAATTACTAAAAATCCAAGAGATATAACTAGGGTTCCAGGAGGTTCATCTGGTGGCTCCGCTGCCGTTGTTGCAGCTAAAATGGCTCCTATTTCATTAGGTTCGGACACAGGAGGTTCAATAAGACAGCCAGCAGCTTTTTGCGGAGTTGTAGGACTTAAGCCAACTTATGGATTAGTATCAAGATTTGGATTAATTGCCTTTGCTTCTTCACTTGATCAAATAGGACCTTTGGGAAAAACAGTAAAAGATTGTGCGGAATTATTAGAAGTAATCTCGGGAGAAGATGAATTAGATAACACAAGTTCTAAAAAACATGAAAAAGAAGATTATCTTGAAGGAATAGATGATGGTATTAAAGGTATGAAAATAGGGATGCCAAAGGAATTCTTAAATGATGGTTTAGATCCAGAGATAAGAAAATGTATAGATGATACAATAGAGAAGCTTAAAAGTCTTGGGGCTGAGGTTTGCGAAATGAGCCTTCCAATAACTGAAGAGGGACTTTCGGCTTACTATATTATTTCGTCAGCAGAGGCTAGTTCAAACTTAGCTAGATTTGATGGAATAAGGTACGGATATAGGCCAGATGATTTCGAAGATGTATATGATCTTATGGAAACATCAAGATCAGAAGCCTTTGGGGATGAGGTAAAAAGGAGAATAATGCTTGGAACTTACGCACTTTCATCGGGATATTATGATGCCTATTATAAAAGAGCACTCAAGCTTAAAAAGAAGATAAAAAATGAATTTAAAGAAGCCTTTGAAAACTATGATTTAATTTTAAGCCCAGTTTCACCTGTACTACCATTTAAAATAGGGGAGAAAAAAGCAGACCCTTTACAAATGTATCTGGCAGATATATACACAGTTAACATAAACCTTGCTGGAATACCTGCAATATCGCTACCATGTTCAGTTAGTAAAGAGGGGCTTCCTATAGGTCTTCAACTGTTAGGACCTCATTTTGGAGAGAAGAAAATATTTAGAGCGGCAAGAGCACTTGAAAAGGAGAGATAA
- a CDS encoding cysteine desulfurase family protein — protein MVVYFDNSATTKPLLEVADIMKEVFYEYYGNPSSLHLFGKRAEDRLIESRKVLAATLGVSPNEIIFTSGGSESNNFLIKGFAKPGNHIITSKIEHPSVLNTCQQLERFGVEVTYLNVDNEGKLNLKELKESIKKNTVLVSIMHVNNEIGVIQDVKKISSIIKERSTRAKFHVDAVQSYGKLKINPKEMGIDLLSVSAHKIYGPRGIGFAYVRKGLMPDPLICGGGQEFNFRSGTENLPAIAAFAYAANDISKKMKDNYKKVSDLKEYFVDKLNNIDGVRINSKVGEDYLPHVLNVSLKGVRGEVFVHALEEKEIYASTGSACSSKKNHKSHVLCALGLDDGEIDGAIRFSFSPENTFEEVDYTVYNIEKILKFLRRLKL, from the coding sequence ATGGTGGTTTACTTTGATAACAGTGCAACTACAAAGCCTCTTTTGGAAGTTGCGGATATAATGAAAGAAGTTTTTTATGAGTATTATGGAAATCCGTCCTCTCTTCATTTATTTGGTAAGAGGGCAGAAGATAGATTAATTGAGAGTAGAAAAGTATTAGCAGCTACGCTTGGAGTTTCGCCAAATGAGATTATATTTACTTCAGGCGGGAGTGAAAGCAATAATTTTTTGATAAAGGGTTTTGCAAAGCCAGGAAACCATATAATAACATCAAAAATTGAGCACCCTAGTGTATTAAATACTTGTCAACAGTTAGAAAGGTTCGGAGTTGAGGTTACTTATTTAAATGTGGACAATGAAGGAAAGTTAAATCTAAAAGAGCTTAAGGAAAGTATAAAAAAGAATACTGTTCTTGTAAGTATAATGCATGTAAATAATGAGATAGGTGTAATTCAGGATGTTAAAAAAATATCTTCAATTATTAAGGAAAGAAGTACAAGAGCAAAATTTCATGTTGACGCAGTTCAAAGCTACGGAAAGCTTAAAATAAATCCTAAGGAAATGGGAATAGATTTACTGTCAGTAAGTGCCCATAAAATTTATGGACCAAGGGGAATAGGTTTTGCGTATGTTAGAAAAGGACTTATGCCAGATCCACTTATATGTGGAGGTGGACAAGAGTTTAACTTTAGATCAGGAACTGAAAATTTGCCAGCTATTGCGGCTTTCGCTTATGCAGCCAATGATATATCAAAAAAGATGAAGGACAATTATAAAAAAGTTTCAGATCTAAAAGAGTATTTTGTAGATAAGCTAAATAATATAGATGGTGTAAGGATAAACAGTAAAGTAGGAGAAGACTATCTTCCACATGTGTTAAATGTATCACTTAAGGGTGTTAGAGGAGAAGTTTTCGTACATGCTTTAGAGGAAAAGGAAATATATGCATCAACAGGTTCTGCTTGTTCATCGAAAAAAAATCACAAGAGTCATGTACTTTGTGCTCTTGGTCTTGATGATGGTGAAATTGATGGAGCTATAAGGTTTAGCTTTTCTCCTGAAAATACCTTTGAAGAAGTAGATTATACAGTATATAATATAGAGAAGATACTTAAATTCTTAAGGAGATTAAAATTATGA
- the gatC gene encoding Asp-tRNA(Asn)/Glu-tRNA(Gln) amidotransferase subunit GatC — MSDKHVDIDTVKYISKLSKLKFTDNEAKKLAGEFEAILGHFETIDKVDLSDINVNEFDEVNTEFRKDVPKVFEDKKKLMQNVKSLRDGAIEVPKIIE; from the coding sequence ATGAGTGATAAACATGTTGATATAGATACTGTTAAGTATATTTCAAAGCTTTCAAAGCTTAAGTTTACAGACAATGAAGCTAAAAAACTTGCAGGAGAATTTGAAGCAATACTTGGGCATTTTGAAACAATAGATAAGGTTGATTTATCTGATATAAATGTAAATGAATTTGATGAGGTAAACACAGAATTTAGAAAAGATGTTCCTAAGGTTTTTGAAGATAAAAAGAAGCTTATGCAAAATGTTAAGAGTTTAAGAGATGGTGCGATAGAGGTGCCTAAGATAATAGAGTAG
- the thiI gene encoding tRNA uracil 4-sulfurtransferase ThiI: MNKLLMVKYASEIFLKGLNKNKFEKILKHNIATALNGVKFDFVFDSGRWFIKGEDLEEVVDRVRNVFGVAEVCIVTEIENDFDTIKNQALLAVKESGKGTFKVETNRANKGFPLNSMDINREVGAYILKNNDEVKVDIHNPECLVNIEIRKKTYIYSKRIKGVNGMPYKTNGQTLLMLSGGIDSPVAGYMMARRGVEVSGVYFHSAPYTSERAKDKVKDLARILTKYIGEMTLYVVPFTDIQMQIIEKCREDELTIIMRRFMMSIACKIAEDKGMESVATGESIGQVASQTMQGLVVSNDCADRPVFRPLISMDKIDIMDISRKIGTYETSILPYEDCCTIFVPKHPKTKPILGQIRKAESVLDKEKLINDAVEKMEVIQIKND; encoded by the coding sequence ATGAATAAACTATTAATGGTAAAATACGCTTCTGAAATATTTTTAAAAGGCTTAAATAAAAATAAATTTGAAAAAATACTTAAGCACAATATAGCTACGGCACTTAACGGAGTGAAATTTGACTTTGTATTTGATTCTGGAAGATGGTTTATAAAAGGCGAAGATTTAGAGGAAGTTGTGGATAGAGTAAGAAATGTATTTGGTGTAGCTGAAGTTTGTATTGTTACAGAAATAGAAAATGATTTTGATACTATAAAAAATCAAGCACTTTTAGCAGTTAAAGAGAGTGGTAAAGGCACCTTTAAAGTTGAAACAAATAGAGCGAATAAGGGATTTCCATTAAATTCGATGGATATAAATCGCGAGGTTGGTGCATATATACTTAAAAATAACGATGAAGTTAAAGTTGACATACATAATCCAGAATGTCTTGTGAATATTGAGATAAGAAAGAAAACCTACATATATTCAAAGAGAATTAAGGGAGTAAATGGAATGCCATACAAAACAAATGGACAAACTCTTTTAATGCTTTCAGGTGGAATCGATTCTCCAGTTGCAGGATATATGATGGCAAGACGTGGAGTTGAGGTTAGCGGAGTGTACTTCCATAGTGCTCCATATACAAGTGAAAGGGCAAAAGATAAGGTTAAGGATTTAGCTAGAATACTTACAAAGTATATAGGAGAAATGACATTATATGTAGTTCCTTTTACAGACATTCAAATGCAGATAATTGAAAAATGTAGAGAAGATGAGCTTACTATAATAATGAGAAGATTTATGATGAGTATAGCTTGTAAAATAGCAGAAGATAAAGGAATGGAATCCGTAGCAACAGGAGAAAGTATAGGACAAGTAGCAAGTCAGACTATGCAAGGATTAGTTGTAAGTAATGATTGTGCGGACAGGCCTGTATTTAGACCTTTAATATCAATGGATAAGATTGATATAATGGATATATCAAGGAAAATTGGAACCTATGAGACATCAATTCTTCCATACGAAGATTGCTGTACTATATTTGTTCCTAAACATCCTAAGACAAAACCAATTTTAGGACAGATAAGAAAAGCTGAAAGTGTTCTTGATAAGGAAAAATTAATAAATGATGCAGTAGAAAAAATGGAAGTAATACAAATAAAGAATGATTAA
- a CDS encoding peptidase U32 family protein → MDKPEILAPAGNLEKLKTAINFGADAVYLGGNKLNLRAYADNFTIEQLKEGIKFAHDRGKKVYITVNIFPHDKDLVGLEEYLKELDEIDADAILAADPGIIAVAKEVVPNLEIHLSTQANCTNYKSALFWHKLGVKRVVMARELSLNDFKKLREELPKSCEIEAFVHGSMCMAYSGRCALSNYMTGRDANRGECSQPCRYKYHLFEQEKGEQKDITENGKGTYIMNSKDLCMIEHIPELISSGINSLKIEGRMKSAFYVASVVKAYRQAVDSYVENPDKYVFNPKWMENLKKPSHRPYTTGFYFGEEVKQHHKTYAYIRDYDIVGVVKKYDKESKIATIEQKNKVYNGNKVEILSPKGDNIVMSIKDMRNKQGKVIDSAPSAQMIFTIKCDEELKKDDILMKAREE, encoded by the coding sequence GTGGATAAACCAGAGATTTTAGCTCCGGCAGGAAATCTAGAAAAATTAAAAACGGCCATAAATTTTGGTGCAGATGCTGTATATTTAGGTGGTAATAAACTTAATTTAAGGGCTTATGCAGATAATTTTACAATTGAACAATTAAAAGAGGGAATTAAGTTTGCTCATGATAGAGGAAAAAAGGTATATATAACAGTAAATATATTTCCTCATGATAAAGATTTAGTTGGATTAGAAGAATATCTTAAGGAACTAGATGAGATTGATGCAGATGCAATATTAGCAGCAGATCCAGGAATTATAGCGGTGGCAAAAGAAGTGGTGCCTAATTTAGAAATTCACTTAAGTACACAAGCAAATTGTACAAATTATAAATCTGCTTTATTTTGGCATAAGCTTGGAGTGAAGAGAGTAGTAATGGCTAGAGAATTAAGCCTTAACGATTTTAAGAAGCTAAGAGAAGAACTTCCTAAAAGCTGTGAAATAGAGGCATTTGTACATGGATCAATGTGTATGGCATATTCAGGCAGATGTGCTTTGTCAAATTATATGACAGGTAGAGATGCTAATAGAGGAGAATGTTCACAGCCATGTAGATATAAATACCATTTATTTGAACAAGAAAAAGGAGAACAAAAAGATATTACTGAAAATGGTAAAGGAACTTACATAATGAACTCAAAGGACTTATGCATGATAGAGCATATTCCAGAGCTTATTAGTTCAGGAATTAATTCTCTTAAAATAGAAGGCAGAATGAAAAGTGCCTTTTATGTTGCATCTGTAGTGAAAGCCTATAGGCAAGCTGTGGATTCTTATGTAGAAAATCCAGATAAATATGTTTTTAATCCCAAATGGATGGAGAACTTAAAAAAACCAAGTCATAGACCGTATACAACAGGTTTTTATTTTGGTGAAGAAGTAAAACAACACCATAAGACTTATGCTTATATTCGCGATTATGATATCGTAGGAGTTGTTAAAAAATATGATAAGGAATCGAAAATTGCAACAATAGAACAAAAAAACAAGGTTTATAATGGAAATAAGGTTGAAATATTATCTCCTAAGGGGGATAATATAGTTATGTCAATTAAGGATATGCGAAACAAACAAGGGAAAGTTATAGATAGTGCACCTTCTGCACAAATGATCTTCACTATAAAATGTGATGAGGAATTAAAAAAAGATGACATACTTATGAAAGCCAGGGAGGAATAA